The Humulus lupulus chromosome 3, drHumLupu1.1, whole genome shotgun sequence genome window below encodes:
- the LOC133825345 gene encoding uncharacterized protein LOC133825345: MEEQAKINRQMMEEIKEMKSQFSKLTGSLVNSERGKLPSQPQFNTQGQNMAQTSNSNDQNVKEANAITTRSGKALEDPPIPNTTSKFTNVVSESVPSNASAKVPFPQALRPAGKILENRGEILENLTQVKINLPLLHIIKQVPAYAKIIKDLCTVKRKHHVKKTAFLTEQLSAVIEQKTPQKYKDPGCPTISCQIWTHEFSQALLDLGASVNLMPYSVYSQLGLGEIKTTSIVLQLADHSIKKPRGIVEDVLVQVDKFYYPVDFLILDTQSVVNMESKIPIILGRPFLATANSLMNCRNGFMKISFGNMTLEVNIFHVAMQPHDDDECYQTFLIDTLIPKEIQLQRNSDDLDELLSFSESSGFDESINEISCYKDSQNGRTKFWQPRFEELPSERENPKPSAEEVPIVKLAQLPEGLKHVFLGDGDTFPVIILFKLDPSQEIKLIKVLQKLKSALGWTIADIKGISPLIFSHRINLEDGTIPRRDPQRRLNPTMKEVVKNEVLKLLDADIIYPVADRKWVSPTQCLETLLTLAFLI, from the coding sequence ATGGAGGAGCAAGCCAAAATAAATCgtcaaatgatggaagaaatcaaggaaatgaaaagtcaattttcAAAACTGACTGGATCCTTGGTTAATTCTGAAAGAGGCAAACTTCCCTCTCAGCCTCAATTCAATACACAAGGGCAAAATATGGCTCAAACCTCCAACTCTAACGATCAAAATGTTAAGGAGGCTAATGCCATCACAACTAGAAGTGGTAAAGCTTTGGAAGATCCACCAATACCAAATACTACTTCAAAATTTACAAATGTTGTCTCTGAAAGTGTGCCATCCAATGCTTCTGCAAAAGTTCCATTTCCCCAGGCTCTAAGGCCTGCTGGGAAAATTCTTGAAAATCGAGGAGAAATCCTTGAgaacttgacacaagtgaagataaatcttcctttgcttcacatcatcaAACAAGTGCCAGCCTATGctaaaatcatcaaggatctttgcACTGTAAAAAGGAAGCAtcatgtcaagaagactgctttcttgactGAGCAACTTAGTGCGGTAATTGAACAAAAGACACCACAAAaatacaaagatcctggttgtcccaccatttcctGTCAAATTTGGACTCATGAATTCAGCCAAGCCTTGCTAGACTTAGGAGCGAGTGTCAATCTCATGCCTTATTCTGTCTACtcgcaacttggtcttggtgaaatCAAGACTACTTCTATAGTCTTACAGCTGGCTGATCATTCTATTAAGAAGCCTcggggtattgttgaggatgttcTTGTTCAAGTTGACAAATTCTATTACCCCGTTGACTTTCTCATTCTAGATACTCAATCTGTGGTTAACATGGAGTCAAAAATCCCTATCATACTTGGAAGACCTTTCCTTGCTACAGCTAATTCCCTTATGAACTGTAGGAATGGTTTCATGAAAATATCTTTTGGGAATATGACTCTAGAGGTCAATATTTTTCATGTTGCAATGCAACCACATGATGATGATGAATGTTATCAGACATTTCTGATTGACACGCTCATTCCTAAGGAGATTCAATTGCAAAGAAATTCTGAtgatcttgatgaactcctctcTTTTTCTGAAAGTTCAGGTTTTGATGAGTCGATTAATGAAATTTCTTGTTACAAAGACTCACAAAACGGAAGAAcaaagttttggcaacctcgctttgaagagctacctagTGAAAGGGAAAATCCAAAACCTTCTGCTGAAGAGGTTCCTATTGTTAAGTTAGCCCAACTACCTGAGGGTTTAAAACATGTCTTCTTGGGAGATGGTGATACCTTTCCTGTTATCATTTTGTTCAAACTTGATCCTTCACAAGAAATTAAGCTAATTAAGGTACTACAAAAGCTTAAATCTGCATTAGGTTGGACGATCGCTGATATTAAAGGCATTAGCCCTTTAATTttctcccatcgaatcaatctggaggaTGGGACAATCCCTCGAAGAGATCCCCAAAGAAGActgaaccccacaatgaaagaagttgtGAAAAATGAAGTGCTGAAACTTCTGGATGCTGACATCATTTATCCAGTGGCTGATAGAAAATGGGTTAGTCCAACTCAG